The Ranitomeya imitator isolate aRanImi1 chromosome 3, aRanImi1.pri, whole genome shotgun sequence genome has a window encoding:
- the LOC138671617 gene encoding uncharacterized protein, whose amino-acid sequence MEGVLGRIANVVTDVIFETNRLDIMVREQEAASESRRMVHRLCIHPINALRMTRGVYSTLYMELRQNPEKFYNYLRMRQDHFDVLLEKVGDVIQRQDTHMRSSITPAERLMVTLRFLATGESLMSLHYQFRLGISTISGIVKVTCLAIWDTLHTEYIPQPTRDNWLQSAEQFEKVCHFPNCLGAVDGKHISIAKAAGTGSEYYNYKKYFSIVLMAIADANCKFMAVDIGAYGRSNDSQVFKTSPMGRCLYGDTYDFPPARPLPGTTGPPMPYVCVSDEAFQLSPHLLKPYSSRILTRTKKVFNYRLTRARRVVECVFGILTAKWRILLTAITLHIRTVDEVVKACVVLHNYVLSKEPVSLDDEDLETTLWDYHSSSVRSAGSVSRMRDNFAEYFVSPVGMVPWQDNIV is encoded by the exons atggaaggagtgcttgggaggattgcgaatgtggttaccgatgtgatttttgagaccaatcgcctggatatcatggtTCGGGAGCAGGAGGCGGCATCAGAAAGTCGGAGGATGGTTCACCGACTTTGCATTCATCCCATTAACGcactgcggatgacccggggcgtctATTCTACCCTGTACATGGAGTTACGGCAGAACCCGGAGAAATTTTATAATTATCTTCGGATGAGGCAGGACCACTTTGATGTGTTGCTGGAAAAAgttggggatgtcatccaaaggcaggacacacacatgaggtcttccattacaccggcggagcggctgatggtgaccctgcg CTTCTTGGCTACAGGAGAATCCCTAATGTCACTACACTACCAGTTTCGACTTGGAATATCGACCATTTCCGGAATAGTGAAAGTGACCTGCCTGGCGATATGGGATACCTTGcacacggagtacattccacaaccaACAAGGGACAACTGGCTGCAGAGTGCAGAACAGTTTGAGAAAGTGTGCCATTTCCCTAATTGCTTGGGGGCAGTCGATGGGAAACACATCAGTATAGCAAAAGCGGCAGGAACAGGCTCGGAGTActacaactacaagaagtacttttctatcgtactcatggccatagcagatgccaactgcaaatttatggctgtggacattggagcctatggacggtccaacgactcccaagtcttCAAAACTTCACCGATGGGCCGTTGTTTGTATGGCGATACATACGACTTTCCACCAgccagaccactcccgggaacaacaGGACCACCTATGCCGTATGTCTGTGTGAgtgatgaggcctttcagttgTCCCCACATCTCCTCAAACCGTACTCAAGCCGAATCTTGACCAGAACAAAAAAAGTGTTCAATTATCGCTTAACAagagcaagaagagtggtggaGTGTGTATTCGGCATTCTCACTGCAAAGTGGCGCATACTGCTCACCGCGATAACTCTGCACATACGAACTGTGGATGAGGTTGTGAAGGCCTGCGTGGTCCTCCATAACTATGTACTTTCCAAGGAGCCTGTTTCCCTGGATGATGAGGATTTGGAGACCACCCTGTGGGATTACCACAGCAGCTCTGTACGTTCTGCCGGTtctgtttccagaatgagggacaactttgctgagtattttgtttcacctgtgggtatggtgccatggcaagataacattgtgtga